One Mesotoga sp. UBA6090 genomic window carries:
- a CDS encoding YbaB/EbfC family nucleoid-associated protein — protein MAKKFRGLGGRNYGGSKKGSNMGELLKQAQKAQEEMENLEDTFKTIEVAASAGGGAINVVATCDYRIKSIEVEPEIREEDFEIIQDLIIAGINEALAEVTKRRDEETARITGGLNLPDNIL, from the coding sequence ATGGCAAAGAAATTCAGGGGCCTGGGTGGTAGAAACTACGGTGGTTCGAAAAAGGGTTCCAATATGGGTGAACTTCTGAAACAAGCCCAGAAGGCACAGGAAGAAATGGAGAATCTTGAAGATACTTTCAAGACAATTGAGGTTGCTGCTTCAGCCGGCGGCGGTGCAATAAATGTTGTTGCGACTTGCGATTATCGTATCAAATCGATCGAAGTCGAGCCGGAGATAAGGGAAGAGGATTTTGAGATTATTCAAGATTTGATAATCGCGGGAATAAATGAGGCATTGGCCGAGGTAACAAAGAGGAGAGACGAGGAAACAGCTCGAATCACAGGAGGACTCAATCTACCGGACAATATACTTTAG
- the gap gene encoding type I glyceraldehyde-3-phosphate dehydrogenase, with amino-acid sequence MHRLAINGFGRIGRLVFREMVKRGEFEIVAINDLTDSATLAHLLKYDSVHGRFKGSVEAKEGAIIVNGKEVKVFSEKNPANLPWKDLGVELVIEATGVFRNREKTMPHIDAGAKKVLITAPAKGEVDATIVLGVNDDVLKPEMKIVSNASCTTNSIAPIIKILNDNFKIQKGYLTTVHAYTNDQRILDLPHSDLRRARAAAANTIPTSTGAAKAVGLVIPELKGKLDGIAMRVPVTDGSITDLTVVLEKETTAQEVNALVKNAAETGLKGIVEYTEEELVSSDIVGTTVSSVFDSNLTAAMGNLLKVCAWYDNEYGYSCRVVDLAKIMMEM; translated from the coding sequence ATGCACAGATTAGCAATCAACGGTTTTGGGAGAATTGGCAGACTTGTTTTTAGAGAGATGGTGAAGCGCGGGGAATTTGAAATCGTTGCAATCAATGATCTGACAGATTCCGCAACTCTTGCTCATCTTCTCAAATATGATTCAGTTCACGGAAGGTTCAAAGGTTCAGTAGAGGCTAAAGAAGGAGCTATTATAGTAAATGGCAAAGAAGTCAAAGTCTTCTCCGAAAAGAATCCTGCGAATCTTCCCTGGAAAGATCTCGGTGTCGAACTGGTAATTGAGGCTACCGGAGTTTTCAGAAATAGAGAGAAAACCATGCCTCATATCGATGCGGGAGCGAAGAAGGTCTTGATCACTGCACCTGCAAAGGGTGAAGTGGATGCCACAATCGTTCTCGGAGTTAACGACGATGTACTTAAACCAGAAATGAAGATCGTATCTAATGCATCCTGTACGACCAACTCGATAGCTCCAATCATCAAGATTCTAAACGACAATTTCAAGATTCAGAAAGGTTACCTTACCACCGTTCACGCATATACAAACGACCAGAGAATTCTGGATCTTCCGCACAGCGATTTGAGGAGGGCCAGAGCTGCTGCCGCCAATACGATCCCCACCTCGACTGGAGCTGCAAAGGCTGTAGGCTTGGTTATCCCAGAGCTCAAGGGCAAGCTGGATGGAATTGCCATGAGAGTTCCTGTGACGGACGGTTCAATAACAGATCTTACGGTGGTCCTGGAGAAAGAAACCACTGCCCAGGAAGTCAATGCCCTTGTAAAGAATGCCGCAGAAACCGGACTCAAGGGAATTGTTGAATATACTGAAGAAGAACTGGTTTCTTCAGACATCGTGGGGACGACCGTTTCCTCGGTATTCGACAGTAATTTGACGGCAGCGATGGGCAACTTGCTGAAAGTCTGCGCCTGGTACGACAACGAATATGGCTATTCTTGCAGGGTAGTCGATCTGGCCAAGATAATGATGGAGATGTGA
- the tpiA gene encoding triose-phosphate isomerase, translating into MSKTLTLRDVDLSGKRVLVRVDFNVPLNKETGEVSDDTRIKAALPTIEYIVERGGKVILVSHLGRPKGKKDPKYSLERVAERLRSLIGKPVRFVPDCVGEAVERAVSEMNDGDILLLENVRFYPEEEKNDPDFSKKLSSIADIHVNDAFGTAHRSHASNVGVARNLISVPGFLMQKEIEMLGMAIESPEHPYVVILGGAKVSDKIGVISNLLEKADRILIGGAMMFTFLKALGKRVGDSLVEEDKIDLAKEILKKAEKKSVEFVLPVDTIISREIKAGSESRVASLEEGVPSGWKGLDIGPSTIELFEGKLSDAKTVVWNGPMGVFEIDDFAKGTESIAKALASLKDAVTIIGGGDSAAAINKFGLADKVSHVSTGGGASLEMLEGKDMPGIKSLSTEGRKKKRRIMVAGNWKMNKSPDESRMFAGFLASSIGNEKAVDVVVFPATISVPGVADILKDTTIKFGVQNIYPADSGAFTGEISVPMLADLGVEYVLVGHSERRHIFGETSEMTNEKIKAVLKGGLIPVFCVGETLEERESGRTNEVLEEQISKGFAGLDKKEAERVIIAYEPVWAIGTGVVATPEQAEDTMKFVRDLVSSLYDNDLSERIRILYGGSIKPDNFEALIAMENIDGGLVGGASLLESFVQLVAIAEYHA; encoded by the coding sequence ATGTCTAAGACCCTAACTCTTAGAGACGTTGATTTGAGTGGAAAAAGGGTACTTGTCAGAGTGGATTTCAATGTGCCTCTGAATAAAGAAACTGGCGAAGTAAGTGACGATACTAGAATTAAGGCCGCTTTACCCACTATCGAATACATAGTAGAAAGAGGCGGGAAAGTAATTCTCGTTTCTCATTTGGGCAGACCCAAAGGAAAGAAAGATCCGAAGTACTCGTTGGAAAGAGTAGCTGAGAGGCTTAGATCACTAATTGGCAAACCAGTCCGATTCGTTCCCGATTGTGTCGGAGAAGCCGTGGAGAGAGCCGTTTCGGAGATGAACGATGGTGACATACTACTTCTGGAAAACGTTAGATTCTACCCCGAAGAAGAGAAGAACGACCCTGACTTCTCAAAAAAGCTCTCTTCGATCGCTGACATTCACGTAAACGACGCTTTTGGTACCGCACACAGGAGTCACGCATCAAACGTTGGCGTGGCACGAAACTTGATCAGCGTACCCGGATTTCTTATGCAGAAAGAAATCGAGATGCTTGGAATGGCAATCGAAAGCCCGGAGCACCCATATGTCGTAATTCTCGGAGGCGCAAAGGTATCCGACAAGATTGGAGTCATAAGCAATCTTCTCGAAAAGGCCGACAGGATTCTTATTGGCGGTGCGATGATGTTTACATTCCTAAAAGCTTTGGGAAAGAGAGTTGGCGACTCTCTAGTTGAAGAAGACAAGATAGATCTTGCTAAAGAGATTTTGAAAAAAGCCGAAAAGAAGAGTGTGGAGTTTGTTCTTCCAGTCGATACGATAATTTCCAGAGAAATTAAGGCCGGTAGTGAATCTAGGGTTGCCAGCCTGGAAGAAGGTGTGCCATCAGGTTGGAAAGGTCTTGATATTGGCCCATCAACAATCGAGCTTTTTGAAGGAAAGCTAAGCGATGCGAAGACCGTTGTTTGGAACGGACCCATGGGAGTCTTCGAAATTGACGATTTTGCGAAGGGTACGGAGTCAATTGCAAAGGCGCTGGCGTCTCTAAAGGACGCAGTCACCATAATTGGGGGAGGCGACAGTGCTGCTGCAATCAACAAGTTCGGACTTGCCGACAAGGTCTCCCATGTGTCTACTGGCGGAGGGGCGTCCCTTGAGATGCTGGAAGGAAAGGATATGCCAGGAATAAAGAGCCTCTCAACTGAGGGCCGTAAAAAAAAACGTAGAATAATGGTCGCGGGGAACTGGAAGATGAACAAATCCCCCGATGAGTCACGAATGTTTGCGGGGTTCCTTGCTTCCTCAATCGGAAATGAGAAAGCCGTAGATGTTGTTGTTTTTCCAGCTACTATATCGGTTCCGGGAGTGGCCGATATCCTGAAAGATACTACAATAAAGTTTGGAGTACAGAATATCTATCCGGCTGACAGCGGGGCCTTCACGGGAGAAATCTCAGTGCCGATGCTCGCGGATCTAGGAGTAGAGTACGTGCTTGTCGGACACTCCGAGCGCAGGCATATCTTCGGCGAAACCAGTGAGATGACCAACGAAAAGATCAAAGCGGTTCTTAAAGGCGGCCTCATCCCCGTCTTCTGTGTGGGAGAAACGCTGGAAGAGCGAGAATCGGGAAGAACAAACGAAGTTCTTGAGGAGCAGATCAGCAAGGGCTTTGCTGGGCTTGATAAGAAGGAAGCAGAAAGAGTAATTATTGCCTACGAACCGGTGTGGGCTATCGGGACTGGAGTTGTGGCCACACCTGAACAGGCCGAAGATACTATGAAATTTGTCAGGGATCTCGTCTCTTCTCTATACGATAATGACCTGTCAGAGAGAATTCGGATCCTGTATGGCGGAAGCATCAAACCCGATAACTTCGAGGCTCTGATTGCTATGGAGAACATTGACGGTGGGTTAGTTGGGGGAGCCAGTCTGCTGGAAAGCTTCGTACAGCTGGTTGCCATCGCCGAGTATCACGCTTGA
- a CDS encoding cell division protein ZapA: MKRSVSLELGEKKYTFITSDPQELVDQVFSKITEMYDSLKKNEEEIGYEKVLVGISVNLAHDLVRSQNELLRLKAKYEEVLSEYFQGRDEVEK; the protein is encoded by the coding sequence ATGAAGCGATCAGTCTCACTTGAGCTTGGAGAAAAGAAGTATACTTTTATTACGAGTGATCCACAAGAGCTCGTGGATCAAGTCTTTTCTAAGATCACGGAAATGTACGATTCATTAAAAAAGAACGAAGAAGAGATTGGCTATGAAAAAGTGCTCGTGGGGATTTCGGTGAATCTTGCGCACGACCTTGTGAGAAGTCAGAATGAACTGCTAAGGCTTAAAGCAAAATACGAAGAGGTTCTTTCAGAATACTTCCAGGGACGTGACGAGGTTGAGAAATAG
- the murI gene encoding glutamate racemase, giving the protein MRNRLRIGIFDSGIGGLTVLKRLLEAFPEGVSFHYFADTARVPYGSKPVETLQRYLREIFNFFSQLNVDAILTACNTSDSILSQREKSELSVPYFSIIDPTVRILGESAPGESTVAVIATENTVKRSLYLRRLFRYENLTTIVQRACPLFVPLIEEGIWEGEIVDSIVKYYLTDLARTEPDFLILGCTHYPLIRKSIEAFLPSKTRIVDPAEYIVSDFADWAEISSTEPSTVDYYVSGNIWFFQEILKRYLRKAENVRSVDLTFTGITLKESI; this is encoded by the coding sequence TTGAGAAATAGGTTAAGGATAGGGATCTTCGATTCGGGAATAGGTGGCCTTACGGTTTTGAAAAGGTTATTGGAGGCTTTCCCTGAAGGAGTGAGTTTTCACTATTTCGCTGATACAGCAAGGGTTCCGTATGGTTCAAAGCCAGTTGAAACACTTCAAAGATACTTAAGAGAGATCTTCAATTTCTTTTCGCAGCTGAATGTCGATGCAATCCTTACTGCTTGCAACACTTCCGATTCCATACTCTCTCAAAGAGAGAAATCAGAACTCAGTGTTCCTTACTTCAGTATAATTGATCCCACAGTGAGGATTCTTGGAGAATCAGCCCCGGGAGAATCGACTGTCGCAGTTATTGCAACCGAAAACACTGTGAAAAGATCGCTTTATTTGAGACGGCTCTTCCGCTATGAGAATCTTACCACTATTGTTCAGAGGGCATGTCCGCTTTTCGTCCCCTTAATAGAAGAGGGTATCTGGGAAGGCGAAATTGTCGATTCCATCGTAAAGTATTATTTGACTGATCTTGCAAGAACTGAACCAGACTTTCTGATACTTGGATGCACTCACTATCCGCTAATCAGAAAATCAATCGAAGCCTTTCTGCCTTCAAAAACTAGAATAGTTGATCCCGCGGAGTATATTGTTAGTGATTTCGCTGATTGGGCAGAAATCTCATCAACCGAACCATCTACGGTCGACTATTACGTAAGTGGAAATATTTGGTTTTTCCAGGAAATTCTGAAGAGGTATCTTCGAAAAGCGGAGAATGTGCGAAGCGTTGATCTAACCTTTACGGGGATAACTCTGAAGGAAAGTATTTAA
- a CDS encoding gluconeogenesis factor YvcK family protein, producing MSRTVLIGGGTGLSTFARVMKDFDSSLTLVVAVTDDGGSSGIIREAMLMPPPGDVRNNIIALADDEELLTKVFSYRFKAPSMDGHSIGNIIIAGLTEMYESFPEAVVAASKMLNIKGRVLPVADDLVHLVAVLDNGSIIKGESKISSVGKRVRRIFLDKPARALPEVIDAIVSAETIMVGPGSILTSVVPNFLVSGVREAFRKSRGRKIYICNIMTQPGESEGFSLGDHVEVVEDYCGEAFDMIFWTEVRGVETSVLNRYKERGSSPVENDMLFDKRVKVIDGVTTALIDDGRTRLVVRHSRNSILSILDELCLLGESKI from the coding sequence ATGAGCAGAACAGTTCTGATAGGAGGAGGCACAGGTCTCTCAACTTTCGCGAGAGTAATGAAGGATTTTGACTCTTCCCTCACCCTGGTTGTTGCAGTAACCGATGATGGAGGAAGTTCGGGGATTATTAGAGAAGCCATGTTAATGCCTCCGCCGGGAGATGTCAGGAATAACATAATTGCCCTGGCCGATGACGAAGAGCTTCTGACTAAGGTCTTTTCATACAGATTCAAGGCCCCTTCAATGGACGGTCATTCTATTGGAAACATAATAATCGCCGGCCTTACTGAGATGTATGAAAGTTTTCCAGAGGCCGTCGTGGCAGCGTCAAAGATGCTAAACATAAAAGGCAGGGTTTTGCCGGTCGCCGATGATCTCGTTCATCTCGTGGCGGTGCTCGACAACGGATCAATTATAAAAGGAGAGTCAAAGATTTCGTCAGTTGGAAAAAGAGTGAGAAGAATATTTCTTGACAAGCCTGCCAGGGCTCTTCCAGAAGTAATAGATGCAATAGTATCTGCCGAAACGATAATGGTTGGCCCCGGGAGCATTCTCACCAGTGTTGTTCCTAATTTTCTTGTTTCCGGTGTTCGAGAGGCATTCAGAAAATCAAGAGGAAGAAAGATATATATCTGCAATATAATGACTCAGCCCGGTGAGTCCGAAGGTTTCTCTCTAGGCGATCACGTAGAGGTTGTGGAAGATTATTGCGGGGAAGCCTTTGACATGATTTTTTGGACGGAAGTGAGAGGCGTCGAGACTTCGGTTCTAAACAGGTATAAGGAGAGAGGCTCCTCACCGGTCGAGAACGACATGCTTTTCGACAAACGAGTGAAGGTAATCGACGGAGTTACGACAGCGCTAATAGACGACGGAAGAACACGTCTCGTCGTGCGGCACTCCAGGAACAGCATCTTGTCTATTCTTGATGAATTGTGTTTATTGGGAGAGAGCAAGATTTGA
- the whiA gene encoding DNA-binding protein WhiA, with protein MSYADKLKEELCHLPLDDPAECRSEYLGFVKSRGTLRLRDSTAFLVIPLTSITSLKRLFQIAKRISIPIFETQVIEEMRLGRKRGGELSFRFEEVEEFLRRSGISVRDDSIPKPVREDPVYFGAFLRGLYLAGGSVVDPSKEYHLEITLDTTEAFVNSLRIYIAENFNIKVGVVKVREKYKAYVKSSLDLIELLSLMGGKRTVTRLSSAVEVRKIRSDVSRTLNFLTANANKSGQAMAKHVKAIRIIDKKLGIDRLDEDLRQIAILRMENEDLNLRELGEIMNPPMSKSAVYNRLKKLMALAEELGDI; from the coding sequence TTGAGTTATGCCGATAAACTCAAAGAAGAGCTCTGCCATCTTCCCTTAGATGATCCGGCAGAATGTAGGTCTGAGTATCTCGGGTTTGTCAAGTCAAGAGGAACTCTGAGACTGAGAGATAGCACGGCTTTCCTTGTCATCCCTCTTACGTCGATTACAAGTCTGAAAAGGCTGTTTCAGATAGCAAAGAGAATTTCTATCCCGATTTTCGAGACTCAAGTAATCGAAGAAATGCGGCTGGGCCGGAAGAGGGGCGGAGAGCTTAGCTTTCGTTTTGAAGAAGTCGAGGAGTTCCTTCGCAGAAGTGGGATTTCTGTCAGAGACGATTCCATTCCAAAACCGGTAAGAGAAGATCCCGTTTATTTCGGTGCGTTTCTCAGAGGTTTGTATCTGGCTGGCGGGTCAGTCGTTGACCCCTCAAAAGAGTATCATTTAGAGATAACTCTGGATACGACAGAAGCATTCGTAAATTCACTGAGAATCTATATTGCTGAAAATTTCAACATAAAGGTCGGTGTTGTGAAGGTTAGGGAGAAATACAAGGCGTATGTGAAATCGTCACTTGACCTAATAGAGCTACTTTCCCTGATGGGTGGCAAGAGGACTGTAACGAGGCTTTCGAGCGCTGTAGAAGTTAGAAAGATCAGAAGTGATGTGAGCAGAACGCTGAATTTTCTTACGGCTAACGCAAACAAATCAGGGCAGGCTATGGCGAAACACGTGAAGGCAATAAGAATTATCGATAAGAAACTCGGAATTGACAGACTCGACGAGGATCTTCGACAGATCGCCATTCTCCGGATGGAGAACGAAGACCTCAATCTGAGAGAACTTGGCGAAATAATGAATCCGCCAATGAGTAAGTCAGCAGTATATAATAGGTTGAAAAAGCTTATGGCATTAGCCGAAGAGTTGGGAGATATTTAG
- the nrdR gene encoding transcriptional regulator NrdR: MKCPFCGGDSTRVLDSRPTDESTSIRRRRECEKCGARFTTYERYERLPFLVVKKDGRREKFSREKLLNGLLKACEKRPISVDTVNAIVDSVENGIVKAGKHEVISSEIGEMIMTELKSLDRVAYVRFASVYKEFRDIDHFMDIIEELRNDRDR, translated from the coding sequence ATGAAATGTCCTTTTTGTGGTGGAGATTCTACAAGGGTTCTGGATTCTAGACCGACCGATGAATCCACTTCCATTCGAAGAAGAAGGGAGTGCGAGAAGTGTGGCGCAAGATTCACTACCTATGAGAGGTATGAGAGACTTCCCTTCTTAGTGGTAAAAAAAGACGGCAGGAGGGAGAAATTCAGCAGGGAGAAACTTCTGAATGGACTGCTCAAAGCCTGTGAGAAGAGGCCAATATCTGTTGATACGGTCAATGCTATCGTTGATTCTGTAGAAAACGGGATTGTGAAGGCGGGGAAGCACGAAGTAATCTCAAGTGAAATCGGCGAGATGATAATGACTGAACTCAAGTCTCTGGACAGAGTTGCGTACGTTAGATTTGCATCTGTTTACAAAGAATTCAGGGACATAGACCATTTCATGGATATAATTGAGGAACTCAGGAACGACAGAGATCGTTAG
- the greA gene encoding transcription elongation factor GreA, whose protein sequence is MKKKVIYLTQEGFDRMKEELESLRKKLMYEIAERIKEARELGDLSENSEYDEAKNEQGRIDSRIKQLEEILNNAEIIEDDGDLSTVKLGYVVELQNVETGEKSQFRIVNAQEANIFEGKISSDSPIGRGILTRKVDELVRVKTPAGWAKYKILTIGK, encoded by the coding sequence GTGAAGAAAAAAGTCATTTACCTTACACAAGAAGGCTTCGACCGAATGAAAGAGGAGCTCGAGAGTCTTAGAAAGAAACTCATGTACGAAATTGCTGAAAGGATCAAGGAAGCCAGAGAGCTTGGCGATCTAAGTGAAAATAGTGAATACGATGAAGCAAAGAATGAACAGGGCAGAATCGATAGCAGAATAAAGCAGCTGGAAGAGATACTCAACAACGCTGAAATAATTGAGGACGACGGTGATCTGAGCACGGTCAAATTGGGATATGTCGTTGAACTTCAGAACGTTGAGACAGGTGAGAAATCGCAGTTCAGAATCGTCAACGCTCAGGAAGCCAACATTTTTGAGGGAAAAATCAGTTCCGATTCTCCTATTGGACGGGGAATTCTGACGCGCAAAGTGGATGAATTGGTAAGGGTAAAAACCCCTGCGGGTTGGGCGAAGTACAAAATTCTTACCATCGGCAAGTGA
- the lysS gene encoding lysine--tRNA ligase, translating to MSEEARKQRIEEINQMRSEGIEPYPYRFEKTHWAGQIKEDFSGLKDSETREDVTVRTAGRVVAMRNHGKSTFFVLRDNTDRIQAYIRLDGVGAESFEVFKKYVNIGDFLGVTGFPFKTHTGEISIFVKHFEILSKAIRMMPEKWHGVKDKEIIYRQRYVEMLSSDEALERFRIRSELFRLVREFLQSRDFVEVDTPMLHYLTGGASAKPFKTHINVFESDMYLRIAEELFLKRYLVGGFERIFEIGKNFRNEGVSYKHHPEFTMMELYWAYADYNDIMDITEEMINYVVRGIAGSEIITYQGKEIDFSRPWRRVKMASFIEENLGVDILEDSNDELIGVLKKHNAEPDIKERGHLIEKLWDLVEHNLVNPTFVTEHPVIISPLSKIHREDPRVTERFELIISSMEMANAFSELNDPIEQYDRFLHQAGLRDIGDEEAQMMDQDFIRALEYGMPPTGGIGVGWDRIIMLVTDAPSIRDIIPFPLVRPISFDEEEALSNSEE from the coding sequence ATGAGTGAAGAAGCAAGAAAACAGAGAATTGAAGAGATAAATCAGATGCGCAGCGAGGGAATCGAGCCGTACCCGTACCGTTTTGAGAAAACTCACTGGGCCGGCCAGATTAAGGAGGATTTCTCCGGCTTAAAGGATTCCGAGACGAGAGAAGACGTAACTGTAAGAACTGCTGGAAGAGTGGTTGCGATGAGAAACCACGGAAAATCCACTTTCTTTGTTCTCAGGGACAATACCGACCGGATTCAGGCATATATTAGGCTTGATGGGGTAGGGGCGGAGAGCTTCGAGGTCTTCAAGAAATATGTAAACATAGGCGACTTCCTGGGGGTCACTGGATTCCCTTTCAAGACACACACCGGAGAGATATCGATCTTTGTAAAGCATTTCGAGATACTCTCGAAGGCAATAAGGATGATGCCCGAAAAGTGGCATGGAGTGAAGGATAAGGAGATAATCTACAGACAGAGATACGTAGAGATGCTTTCGAGTGACGAGGCCCTTGAGAGGTTTCGGATTCGCTCTGAGTTGTTTCGACTGGTCAGAGAGTTTCTTCAGTCCAGGGATTTTGTCGAAGTGGATACGCCTATGCTCCACTACTTGACTGGAGGGGCATCGGCAAAGCCTTTTAAGACTCACATAAACGTTTTTGAGTCTGACATGTATCTTAGAATTGCCGAAGAGCTGTTCCTCAAGAGGTATCTCGTTGGTGGATTTGAGAGGATATTTGAAATCGGAAAGAACTTCCGTAATGAAGGAGTCTCCTACAAACATCATCCTGAGTTCACTATGATGGAGCTATACTGGGCATACGCAGATTATAACGATATAATGGATATCACTGAAGAGATGATCAACTACGTGGTGCGCGGAATAGCAGGCTCCGAGATTATCACTTACCAGGGAAAAGAGATCGATTTTTCGAGGCCTTGGCGTAGAGTTAAGATGGCTAGCTTCATAGAAGAGAATCTTGGAGTCGACATCTTGGAAGACTCGAATGATGAACTGATTGGCGTTCTGAAGAAGCACAATGCTGAACCTGATATCAAGGAAAGAGGACACTTGATCGAGAAATTGTGGGATCTTGTGGAGCACAACCTTGTGAACCCCACTTTTGTTACCGAGCATCCAGTAATAATCTCTCCATTGTCGAAAATTCACCGAGAAGATCCGAGAGTTACAGAGAGGTTCGAGCTGATAATAAGCTCTATGGAGATGGCAAACGCTTTCAGTGAGTTGAACGATCCGATTGAACAGTATGATCGTTTCCTTCATCAAGCGGGTTTGAGGGACATCGGAGATGAAGAGGCTCAGATGATGGATCAGGATTTCATCAGGGCTCTTGAATATGGGATGCCCCCCACGGGTGGAATAGGAGTTGGTTGGGACAGAATAATCATGCTTGTGACAGATGCACCTTCTATAAGGGATATTATTCCCTTTCCGCTCGTAAGACCCATCTCTTTTGATGAAGAAGAGGCTTTGAGCAATAGCGAGGAATAG
- a CDS encoding GatB/YqeY domain-containing protein has product MTLYEQIQQEMKEAMKSRDSLKTNTLRSVIASVKNYLVSSEEARAREVNDELLIDLIAKEAKKREESIEAYKKAGRDDLVSSESKELEILSSYLPEELSADEIRTIALQTIDDLKANNPSDLGKVMRELMVRVKGRADGKLVNKIVRELLESR; this is encoded by the coding sequence ATGACGCTTTATGAGCAGATTCAACAGGAAATGAAGGAAGCGATGAAGTCCCGAGATTCTCTTAAAACGAATACTTTGAGGAGTGTAATCGCTTCCGTAAAAAACTACCTTGTATCTTCAGAAGAGGCCAGAGCTCGAGAGGTCAACGATGAGCTTTTGATTGATCTTATTGCAAAGGAAGCGAAGAAACGAGAAGAATCAATTGAAGCCTACAAGAAGGCGGGGAGAGACGATCTGGTTTCCAGTGAATCCAAGGAGCTTGAGATACTGAGTAGCTACCTTCCAGAAGAACTCTCGGCTGACGAAATAAGGACGATTGCCCTGCAGACGATTGACGATTTGAAGGCCAACAATCCTTCCGATCTTGGAAAAGTCATGAGAGAGTTGATGGTCAGAGTAAAGGGAAGAGCTGACGGAAAGCTCGTCAACAAAATTGTCAGGGAGCTTCTTGAGAGTAGATGA